The Sphaerospermopsis torques-reginae ITEP-024 genome has a window encoding:
- a CDS encoding class I SAM-dependent methyltransferase produces MSDSQVSAAVAKLYDTYPFPPEPILDEPPPGYNWRWNWLAAYNFCTGRKPQNQNIRILDAGCGSGVGTEYLVHLNPHAQVVGIDLSAGTLEVAKKRCQSSGADRVKFHHLSIYDVEQIPGQFDLINCVGVLHHLPDPIRGIPALAKKLAPGGLMHIFVYGELGRWEIQLMQKAIALLQGDKRGDYRDGVQVGRKIFASLPENNRLVKREKERWAMENQRDECFADMYVHPQETDYNIDTLFELIDASELDFVGFSNPGFWDLDRLLGKAPELIERAGNLSDRQKYRLIELLNPEVAHYEFFLTRPPLTKHDWTDENSLLAAIPELNPCIDGFPSKCIFNYDYQIINLSDAEFEFMQKCNGSAKIADIISQTELDLNGVRKIIKQQLLLLTPGD; encoded by the coding sequence ATGTCCGACTCCCAAGTAAGTGCTGCTGTTGCGAAACTCTACGATACCTACCCTTTCCCCCCCGAACCCATCCTGGACGAACCACCACCAGGATATAATTGGCGTTGGAATTGGTTAGCTGCTTACAACTTCTGCACAGGGAGAAAACCACAAAACCAAAATATCCGCATTTTAGATGCTGGTTGTGGTTCAGGAGTCGGTACAGAATATTTAGTACATCTCAACCCCCACGCGCAGGTAGTCGGAATTGATTTAAGTGCGGGTACACTAGAAGTAGCAAAAAAACGCTGTCAAAGTTCCGGTGCTGATCGTGTAAAATTTCATCACCTGAGTATTTACGATGTGGAACAAATACCAGGACAATTTGATTTAATTAATTGCGTTGGTGTGCTTCATCATCTACCAGATCCCATTCGTGGTATTCCAGCATTAGCGAAAAAACTCGCTCCTGGTGGGTTAATGCACATTTTTGTCTATGGAGAATTGGGAAGATGGGAAATACAACTAATGCAAAAGGCGATCGCCCTTCTCCAAGGTGATAAACGCGGTGACTATCGGGATGGAGTGCAAGTTGGTAGAAAAATCTTTGCCTCTTTACCAGAAAATAACCGACTTGTCAAGAGAGAAAAAGAAAGATGGGCAATGGAAAACCAGAGGGATGAATGTTTTGCGGATATGTACGTACATCCCCAGGAAACAGACTACAATATTGATACCTTGTTTGAATTAATAGACGCTTCAGAATTAGACTTTGTAGGATTTTCCAATCCAGGATTTTGGGATTTAGACAGACTATTAGGTAAAGCACCAGAGTTAATAGAGAGAGCAGGAAATTTGAGCGATCGCCAAAAATACCGCCTGATAGAATTACTGAATCCAGAAGTAGCCCATTACGAATTTTTCCTCACTCGTCCCCCATTAACCAAACACGACTGGACAGACGAAAACAGCTTATTAGCAGCAATACCAGAGCTTAACCCCTGCATAGATGGGTTTCCCAGCAAATGTATATTTAACTACGATTACCAAATCATCAATTTATCAGATGCAGAATTTGAATTTATGCAGAAATGTAATGGTTCTGCCAAAATAGCCGATATTATCAGCCAAACCGAGTTAGACTTAAACGGAGTCAGAAAAATAATAAAACAGCAATTACTCTTATTAACACCTGGAGATTAG
- a CDS encoding PIN domain-containing protein, which translates to MNEHLPKILKKRNIPLEPFLNAIDKLQKVVMPIDEEIYLEYEEDAKKRMEERDIKDGQIVALALALNSPIWTEDQDFFGIGIATWNTRNVEIYLEDVLKAQLG; encoded by the coding sequence TTGAATGAACACTTGCCCAAAATTTTAAAAAAGCGGAATATTCCTTTAGAACCATTTTTAAATGCTATTGATAAACTTCAAAAAGTAGTCATGCCAATAGATGAAGAAATTTATCTTGAATATGAGGAAGATGCTAAAAAGCGAATGGAAGAAAGAGATATTAAAGATGGGCAAATAGTAGCTCTCGCTCTAGCGTTAAATTCTCCAATATGGACAGAAGATCAAGATTTTTTTGGGATTGGTATTGCAACATGGAATACTAGAAATGTAGAGATTTATTTAGAGGATGTTTTAAAAGCCCAACTAGGGTGA
- a CDS encoding prevent-host-death family protein, with amino-acid sequence MKIQSVGIKEFRANLHKYTQPNSEPIAITSHGVPIGYYIPTQPNPQKQDLIALQEAVQKIKHLLETKGISEDDLLADFQNAKNSKQQ; translated from the coding sequence ATGAAAATTCAATCTGTAGGCATCAAAGAATTTCGTGCCAACTTACATAAATACACACAACCAAATTCCGAACCAATCGCAATTACTTCTCATGGTGTACCAATAGGTTATTACATACCGACACAACCAAATCCACAAAAACAAGATTTAATTGCCTTGCAGGAAGCAGTACAAAAAATTAAACATTTACTAGAAACAAAAGGTATTAGTGAAGATGATTTATTAGCCGATTTCCAGAATGCTAAAAATAGTAAGCAACAATGA
- a CDS encoding vWA domain-containing protein yields MALGLPEFVENPENRCPVVLLLDTSGSMSGQAIQELNTGLAAFKEDVLKDAHASLSVEVAIVTFGPVRLIQDFVTIDHFTPPKLEADGGTPMGEAIEYALNLVEKRKQTYKDNGILYYRPWVFLITDGAPTDYWQNAAQRVREEEEQRRMLFFTVAVQGAYMNKLREIAPPGRPLVMLNGLDFRSLFVWLSTSMKRVSSGKVGEVVALPPVGWGQITS; encoded by the coding sequence ATGGCGCTTGGTTTACCTGAGTTTGTTGAAAACCCTGAAAATCGTTGTCCGGTAGTTCTGTTATTAGATACTTCTGGTTCAATGTCAGGTCAAGCTATACAGGAGTTAAATACAGGTTTGGCGGCTTTCAAGGAAGATGTATTAAAGGATGCTCATGCTTCTTTAAGTGTGGAAGTGGCTATAGTTACTTTTGGACCTGTGCGACTGATACAAGATTTTGTCACCATAGACCATTTTACACCGCCCAAACTAGAAGCAGATGGTGGAACACCAATGGGTGAGGCGATAGAATATGCTTTAAATTTAGTGGAAAAACGTAAACAGACTTATAAAGATAATGGTATTCTCTATTATCGTCCTTGGGTATTTTTAATTACTGACGGTGCGCCTACAGACTATTGGCAAAATGCAGCGCAAAGGGTGAGGGAAGAAGAAGAACAGCGCCGAATGTTGTTTTTTACTGTTGCTGTGCAAGGTGCGTATATGAATAAACTCAGAGAAATTGCACCACCTGGACGGCCTCTAGTGATGTTAAATGGTTTAGATTTTCGTTCTTTATTTGTTTGGCTTTCTACTTCTATGAAACGGGTTTCTAGTGGCAAAGTTGGGGAAGTTGTAGCATTACCTCCAGTGGGATGGGGGCAAATTACAAGTTAA
- a CDS encoding PP2C family serine/threonine-protein phosphatase: MGWKAIARFAVGTSHQEQKIPCQDYGHYRIFNDVIVGAVADGAGSAKYSHIGSKVAVETTLKYLSTISEYLQQRKRCWQKVSQPLSEQEAKKLFTKTVNHVISDLTKQAANKDYSVNDLACTLLVFVATPEWVAAMQIGDGFIVMSSQDTEYQMLFKPDKGEFFNETTFVTSVSGLEEMQVKVFSGKQEFICAATDGLEKVAIRFSDWQPFLPFFKPLEAYLRETENPGCDGDNYIMDFLESDRLNARTDDDKTLVLCLFEKEI; this comes from the coding sequence GTGGGTTGGAAAGCTATAGCGCGTTTTGCGGTGGGAACGAGTCATCAAGAGCAAAAAATACCTTGTCAAGATTACGGACATTATCGCATTTTTAATGATGTGATTGTGGGTGCGGTTGCTGATGGTGCTGGAAGTGCTAAATATTCTCATATTGGTTCTAAAGTAGCGGTAGAAACTACGCTCAAATATCTTTCTACAATTAGTGAGTATCTTCAGCAGCGAAAACGATGTTGGCAGAAGGTTTCTCAACCACTTTCAGAACAAGAAGCAAAAAAGCTTTTTACTAAAACCGTTAATCATGTAATTTCAGATTTAACAAAACAAGCAGCAAATAAAGATTATTCTGTTAATGATTTAGCTTGTACATTATTGGTTTTTGTAGCAACTCCTGAATGGGTTGCAGCTATGCAAATTGGAGACGGGTTTATTGTCATGAGTTCTCAAGATACAGAATATCAAATGTTGTTTAAACCAGATAAGGGGGAATTTTTCAACGAGACAACTTTTGTCACTTCAGTTAGTGGACTGGAGGAAATGCAGGTAAAGGTATTTTCAGGAAAGCAAGAATTTATTTGTGCTGCTACTGATGGACTAGAAAAAGTAGCAATTAGATTTAGTGACTGGCAACCTTTCCTGCCATTTTTTAAACCTTTAGAGGCATATTTGCGAGAAACAGAAAATCCTGGATGTGATGGAGATAATTATATTATGGATTTTCTTGAGTCTGATAGGTTAAATGCTCGTACTGATGATGATAAAACTTTGGTTTTATGTTTGTTTGAAAAAGAGATTTAG
- a CDS encoding protein kinase domain-containing protein codes for MTFLICDSTSERITLLNEIAASGEAKVWRTNHHGYLAKIYHSPTPERMEKLAAMIAHAPKEPNSHLNHISFAWPNSSLRDDQGDYVGFLMPEVKGGKELINIYNPQLRKSLKLEINWRFLHTTALNIASIIAALHEAGYVLGDIKPQNILVNNRALPSIIDTDSFQVKNPKNGKVYRCLVGSEGYTPPELIGEDFSRIEQTEIHDRFRLAVIIYQLLFGGNSPFQGIWTGGGETPEVNELIKHGIWLYSQNSLIEHVERTIPMIIVHPAIRECFLRCFNDGYKNPHLRPTAKEWLEVLRIGNDNLTVCDRVDSHFYSRTYGSCYWCDRSTKLGVDIFAGVVKVKPSLVVESPLQTLTGHSNLVTSVAYSPDGQTLASGGDKTIKLWEVKTGNPLQTFTGHSNLVTSVAYSPDGQTLASGGNDNTIKLWEVKTGNLLQTFTGHSYWVGSVAYSPDGQTLASGSNDNTIKLWAVKTGNLLQTFTGHSDWVGSVAYSPDGQTLASGSNDNTIKLWDLKTGNLLQTFIGHSNSVWSVAYSPDGQTLASGSRDNTIKLWNVKTGNLLQIFTGHSHWVMSVAYSPDGQTLASTSNDTTIKLWDVKTGNLLQIFTGHSHWVTSVAYSPDGQTLASGSGDKTIKIWRLR; via the coding sequence ATGACGTTTCTAATTTGTGATAGTACGAGTGAAAGAATTACTTTGTTAAATGAAATAGCTGCTAGTGGAGAAGCTAAAGTTTGGCGAACTAATCATCATGGTTATTTAGCTAAAATTTACCATTCACCAACACCTGAAAGAATGGAAAAATTAGCGGCAATGATAGCGCACGCACCAAAAGAGCCAAATTCCCATCTTAATCATATTTCTTTTGCTTGGCCTAATTCATCATTAAGAGATGATCAAGGTGATTATGTAGGTTTTTTAATGCCAGAAGTTAAAGGTGGAAAAGAGCTTATTAATATTTATAACCCCCAGCTTCGTAAGAGCTTAAAGCTTGAGATTAATTGGCGTTTTCTACACACTACGGCTTTAAATATTGCCTCAATTATTGCAGCATTACATGAAGCTGGTTATGTATTAGGTGATATTAAACCACAAAACATTTTAGTTAATAATCGTGCTTTACCTTCGATTATTGACACAGATTCTTTTCAGGTGAAAAATCCCAAAAATGGTAAAGTTTATCGTTGTTTAGTTGGTTCAGAAGGATATACACCACCGGAATTAATTGGTGAAGATTTTTCTAGGATTGAACAAACGGAAATACATGATAGATTTCGATTAGCAGTAATTATTTATCAATTGTTATTTGGTGGTAATAGTCCTTTTCAGGGAATATGGACAGGTGGGGGAGAAACTCCAGAAGTTAATGAACTTATTAAGCATGGTATATGGTTGTATTCTCAAAATAGTTTGATTGAGCATGTAGAGAGAACAATTCCTATGATAATTGTTCATCCTGCAATTCGGGAATGTTTTCTCAGATGTTTTAATGATGGGTATAAAAATCCTCATTTACGTCCGACTGCTAAGGAGTGGTTAGAGGTTTTAAGAATAGGAAATGATAACTTAACTGTATGTGATAGGGTAGATAGTCATTTTTATAGTAGAACTTATGGTAGTTGTTATTGGTGCGATCGCTCTACAAAGTTGGGTGTTGATATTTTTGCTGGTGTTGTTAAGGTAAAACCATCTCTTGTTGTGGAATCACCCCTACAAACCCTCACTGGTCATTCTAACTTGGTTACGTCAGTAGCATACAGCCCTGATGGTCAAACTCTGGCTAGTGGGGGTGACAAGACTATCAAACTGTGGGAAGTAAAAACGGGAAACCCCCTACAAACCTTCACTGGTCATTCTAACTTGGTTACGTCAGTAGCATACAGCCCTGATGGTCAAACTCTGGCTAGTGGGGGTAATGACAACACTATCAAACTGTGGGAAGTAAAAACGGGAAACCTCCTACAAACCTTCACGGGTCATTCTTACTGGGTTGGGTCAGTAGCATACAGCCCTGATGGTCAAACTCTGGCTAGTGGGAGTAATGACAACACTATCAAACTGTGGGCTGTAAAAACGGGAAACCTCCTACAAACCTTCACGGGTCATTCTGACTGGGTTGGGTCAGTAGCATACAGCCCTGATGGTCAAACTCTAGCTAGTGGGAGTAATGACAACACTATCAAACTGTGGGACTTAAAAACGGGAAACCTCCTACAAACCTTCATTGGTCATTCTAACTCGGTTTGGTCAGTAGCATACAGCCCTGATGGTCAAACCCTTGCTAGTGGAAGTCGTGACAACACTATCAAACTGTGGAATGTAAAAACGGGAAACCTCCTACAAATCTTCACTGGTCATTCTCACTGGGTTATGTCAGTAGCATATAGCCCTGATGGTCAAACTCTGGCTAGTACAAGTAATGACACGACTATCAAACTGTGGGATGTAAAAACGGGAAACCTCCTACAAATCTTCACTGGTCATTCTCACTGGGTTACGTCAGTAGCATATAGCCCTGATGGTCAAACCCTTGCTAGTGGGAGTGGTGACAAGACTATCAAGATATGGCGGTTAAGGTGA
- a CDS encoding transposase family protein: protein MKNIIHYIHSYPKRARGILGISYDKLISLMEVAKLTHQEQKAQVEKNKRRVNAPGGGRKPKLTIEEEICLTLFYLRQMPTFEVLGLQFGISKTKANDTFHYWLGILRKILPSSMLEQLENQEGDYAIVKELLQDFELIVDSFEQAIERPEDNDEQKRYYSGKKKYHSFKNQVVSMPKGKDIVDVTVGKPGPTSDISLFRGQQEKFDSGQRFQGDKAYTGGDNMTTPKKKPRNKELTDELKSCK, encoded by the coding sequence ATGAAAAATATTATCCATTATATACATTCGTACCCAAAACGCGCTAGGGGTATACTGGGAATTAGCTATGATAAATTGATTTCATTGATGGAGGTGGCTAAGTTAACTCATCAGGAGCAAAAAGCTCAGGTAGAAAAAAATAAAAGGCGTGTTAATGCGCCTGGTGGCGGGCGTAAACCAAAATTAACAATTGAAGAAGAAATATGCCTGACACTATTTTATCTCAGGCAAATGCCAACATTTGAAGTATTAGGATTACAGTTTGGTATTTCCAAGACAAAAGCAAATGATACATTTCATTACTGGCTAGGAATATTGAGGAAGATTTTACCATCTAGTATGCTAGAACAATTAGAAAATCAGGAGGGAGATTATGCAATTGTTAAGGAACTATTACAGGATTTTGAGTTAATCGTAGATAGCTTTGAGCAAGCTATAGAAAGACCGGAAGACAATGATGAGCAAAAAAGATACTATTCGGGAAAGAAGAAATATCACTCATTTAAAAATCAAGTTGTCTCCATGCCAAAAGGTAAAGATATAGTAGATGTGACGGTAGGAAAGCCAGGACCGACTAGCGATATTTCTTTGTTTAGAGGTCAACAAGAAAAATTTGATTCTGGACAGAGATTTCAAGGAGATAAAGCTTATACAGGTGGAGATAATATGACTACACCTAAGAAAAAGCCCAGAAATAAAGAATTAACAGATGAACTTAAAAGTTGCAAATAA
- a CDS encoding transposase family protein, whose protein sequence is MNLKVANKKLTSKRIFVEHIIRIIKIFRIASSRFRLHKDTYEKVILTICGLVRLRIDSLVLPNL, encoded by the coding sequence ATGAACTTAAAAGTTGCAAATAAAAAGCTGACTAGTAAACGAATTTTTGTAGAGCATATTATCAGAATTATTAAAATATTTCGCATAGCATCATCAAGATTTCGTCTTCATAAAGATACTTATGAAAAAGTAATATTGACGATTTGTGGATTGGTGAGGTTACGAATTGATTCTCTAGTTTTACCAAATTTATGA